ACACTTTCAGCGGTGGACGATCGAACCTGTTTCCGAGAGTCCTGTCGTGCAGGATGGGGCTATCCGAAAATGTGGTTTCGCTTTTTAATAAATAGTGgatctcattttttttattcggctGCTTAGGCAGACGGGGGTTGCATACGCGGGAGTCGGTAGTGACGCTCCCGGTTTCACTTGGTGAAAAACTGGAAAATAAGCGTGCCTAATAATGGTGTTGCTCGACCGGTTGTGTGCCGTCGGTCGGTCGCTGTTGTGGATGGATATTGCAGGACAACAGCGCCATCGGTCGCGGCGATGATTACCGGGACATGGCTCGAATTGGCAATTTATGCGGGTAGCCAATGCGTAATGAGCGTTTGAAATTTTGCAACGTATAATAAGTGGATGCGTGTAGTTTGTTTGGATTCTGTGGAGTTGTTATGATTACAGGCTGGTGTTCAAATTTGATATTTGCCTAATAAGTAAAAACATATCAGAATATGACTTAGAAAgatggaaaaaataatttcatttaattattTTCAGTATTAGGCACTAACTGTATCATCATCCCGTTAAAATAAGTACGGCCAAATTTGTGCCACAATTACTCTAGCTAGATAGAAACCAttacgaaaattattattattgcagTAACAAATAGCATGAAATTAtgcaaaatatttcataataatATCAATGCATCACATTGATTACATCGCCACTAGAATAAGATGTACTAAATAAacgtttttataaaaaaaattacatcaaaACTATATACGGAATGTTTTGTTTGATTCCGTCATTTTTCGTGACgcacttatttttttaacttttaaagtGTACTCTGTCGTAAAAAGAGCCATCGGAACGGACCTCTGAAGGATCACTTGCTTTTGCAGCCGCACCGTCCGAAATCATCGCGCACGATTTCAACGCACAACTTTACTCTGACTCTgctttacattaatttccagatAAAGATATAAgtataattaaaaatatatttttgcagctgattatttaattaattcaaataagtagatattatgaaaattgttttaaaaagaaattattgGCGGCCCCACAACAAGatctcgaataacgagtttCATCGTGATTGTCACCGAAGGCTGACCCTAGTAGAGCCACAGTCCTGGTAATGACGAGGCACCAGtaattttcattgataattTGGTGTCAGCAGTAAGAAATATATTGGAAAGGTTAATCAGTTGAGTGACTAATCGATTAAAACATTTCAGGCAGTTTCAAATACCAGTTGCCACGTGGACAGTTTAAGCGGAGGGATATGGCGATTGTCCTCGATTCACACAAACTTTCAAAAATGTATATCGGCAGTTATACACTCTGAGGAATCgaaaattgaccaaaacatgCTCACGTTGTATCTGaatatttatttggattttttttggaaatcccGTCATAACTTCTTAATCGtttgaagattttttgtaaattcctttatgagctcctccaggaaattgACCACGCTGACGAATAttttttaccacgccgatggcATATTGGGGAACCACTAGATACTTTGTTATACAAAGTATGCTCGgtcaaacaaaacaatatttgttcaaacaaaATGCACCTGATATTtaattattcagaaaaataaGGGAAATGTTCTACAGGAATTCAAGGAATTGctcctacacccaaccagcggatggcatattttaatacagttctgctgATCCTTACAGACTCTGTATGATAATTGGGCATAtagaatttcggaagatttttaagcaattgttgtattgaaatctaacagatttgtattattttaatacaatatctgtataaaaagcttacagaattgtatatgccaagattttatacaataattgtcagaatTGTTTTTGGGTGTCGAACTTCTTCGGCATTTcagtctgaaaatatttcagaacttcatttaaaaattatttggaaactCGACAATCTTTTTTTACAATGCTTAGGAATTCGTTGGGAGGTTTCTCTGTAATTCCAATTTGTAAATCCACACGAAATTCAGTTTcaaatcaggaattcctttgcaaaatcatcaaaatctttTAAGAACTTCTTTGTATATTCCCACaaaattccatcgtaaattattcagaggaattcccggagcaattccttggagaattctctagagaaatttccaggAGAGCATGTCGagatatttctggaagagttcttgaaggaatttccgcggATATTCTTGTAGATATTTTGAGAGAATTCTgagagaatttccaaagaagtcTGAAGAAGAAGCGGGAGAATTTTCGGAGTATCATGGTGTTTCAGAGGAGTATTCAAGGGAATACCGCGTTAGGGCTTCTGggcgaattcttggagaaaatcTGGAAAAGTTTCCGTGGGAATTGCCTGGAAGACTCTTcaaggaatttgtgaaggagttcttggagaaaAATTGGGAAGAATACCTTAACAAATTTTCGGAGAACTAATTTCCCgaataatttatttgtaaacGACCTTCCAggagaatccctggagaaatttttggggtaggaatttctggaagtttTCCCAGAGGAATGCGCGTAAGATTTTTAAGATCTAGATTTCACAATCTAATTTCCAttagaagttcttcaagaattcctggacaattttctgaatttcagaaggaattcagaagaaatatctgaagagcCTTCGTGGTAATTTATGTAGAGTTTGCGAAGTAATTCATAAAAGgttcttggaggagttttaTGAGGAACTTCAGAGACAATTTCAGGAGAAATACTATGAGTTATTATTTAGGAAGTTACAGGACTTCTCGGTGATTTATTGAACAACATtccaacttccggaggaattcctggaggaacttccggaggaatttctggaggaacttccggaggaattcctggagaaacttccggaggaattcctggaggaacttcctgaggaattcctggaggaacttcctgaggaattcctggaggaacttccggaggaattcctggaggaacttccggaggaattcctggaggaacttccggaggaattcctggaggaacttccggaggaattcctggaggaacttccggaggaattcctggaggaacttccggaggaattcctggaggaacttccggaggaattcctggagaaacttccggaggaattcctggaggaacttccggaggaattcctggaggaacttccggaggaattcctggaggaacttccggaggaattcctggaggaacttccggaggaattcctggaggaacttccgaaggaattcctggaggaacttccggaggaattcctggaggaacttccggaggaattcctggaggaacttccggaggaattcctggaggaacttccggaggaattcctggaggaacttccggaggaattcctggaggaacttgcggaggaattcctggaggaagttccggaggaattcctggaggaacttccggaggaattcctggaggaacttccggaggaattcctggaggaacttccggaggaattcctggaggaacttccggaggaattcctggaggaacttccggaggaattcctggaggaacttccggaggaattcctggaggaacttccggaggaattcctggaggaacttccggaggaattcctggaggaacttccggaggaattcctggaggaacttccggaggaattcctggaggaacttccggaggaattcctggaggaacttccggaggaattcctggaggaacttccggaggaattcctggaggaacttccggaggaattcctggaggaacttccggaggaattcctggaggaacttcggaggaattcctggaggaacttccggaggaattcctggaggaacttccggaggaattccggaggaattcggaggaacttccggaggaattcctggaggaacttccggaggaattcccggaggaacttccggagaaattttcggaggaacttccggaggaattcccggaggaacttccggaggaacttccggaggaacttccggaggaattcccggaggaacttccggaggaattcccggaggaacttccggaggaattcccggaggaacttccggaggaacttccggaggaattcccgaaggaacttccggaggaattcccgaaggaacttccggaggaattcccgaaggaacttccggaggaattcccggaggaacttccggaggaattcccggaggaacttccggaggaattcccggaggaacttccggaggaattcccggaggaacttccggaggaattcccggaggaacttccggaggaattcccggaggaacttccggaggaattcggaggaacttccggaggaattcggaggaacttccggaggaattccggaggaacttccggaggaattcctggaggaacttccggaggaattcccggaggaacttccggaggaattcccggaggaacctccggaggaacctccggaggaacttccggaggaacttccggaggaattcccggaggaacttccggaggaattcccggaggaacttccggaggaattcccggaggaacttccggaggaattcacggaggaacttccggaggaatcccggaggaacttccggaggaatcccggaggaacttccggaggaattcccggaggaacttccggaggaattcccggaggaacttccggaggaacttccggaggaacttccggaggaacttccggaggaacttccggaggaacttccggaggaacttccggaggaacttccggaggaacttccggaggaacttgcggcggaacttgcggaggaacttccggaggaacttccggaggaacttccggaggaacttccggaggaacttccggaggaacttccggaggaacttccggaggaacttccggaggaacttccggaggaactttcggaggaacttccggaggaacttccggaggaacttccggaggaacttccggaggaacttccggaggaacttccggaggaacttccggaggaacttccggaggaacttccggaggaacttccggaggaacttccggaggaacgtgcggaggaacttccggaggaacttccggaggaacttccggaggaacttccggaggaacttccggaggaacttccggaggaacttccggaggaacttccggaggaacttccggaggaattcccggaggaacttccggaggaacttccggaggaattcccggaggaacttccggaggaattcctggaggaacttccggaggaattctggaggaacttccggaggaattagtggaggatcttccggaggaattagtGTAGGAacctccgcaggaattcctggaggaaacttccgaattatagccgctaatgaagctggatttttctcgcaatccatATGTTAAACCTGACTTcagaagtggtgcgctgttttcatttggtaaTTATCCGAAATTAGATTTATCTTatagattgtgagaaaaatccacctTCCCTGGCGGCtcattcggttttctactgaattgataatattgtCAATTGACCctttccgtcaaaaattgttattcgctcaatcgattcttcattttatttAAGGCCAACCTtcccaaagaacaaaaaatcGAGTGCagtgctgtttttcaagattggcctTACATTTGCCCGATTTTAAACGAACATCGAGTGAATTTTTCATACCGGTTCACACGTTCTGCACTTTTTCgctttttgttttcgatttttccaatagaggcttcaaaaaatatgggttctttgggaaagtagaccttaaataagccaaataatCAACTGAATTGATTATTCTTCTATGCGAGTGACAGCATCGGGTTTGCgcggcctgttcagcggttgtaaacaagttcagtctcggcagtgtcacatgaaaaagCCTTATTTATCTGTCACTTTTTTTTGAAATCGTGGAAACACAACAATATTGCGCGCTCACGGAAATAATAACGCTTATGTTTGAAACTAGCctaatttctgaaaatatctcattattattattttttaagataagtatgtttgtatttttaaacATTAACCATTGCTTAAGCATCACTTCTCTACATACACCTGCATCTGTATCGAAATCAAAGTAGTATTCCACTTCAAAAGTGTGTGTCAAATGTACTGAAGGCTTTGGCTTTCCTAATCATGCAATGAATCTTTTAAAACCATATTgtaccttgcaacaaaatgacaagtttcgtgatcattttccaaggctctcatagatgtgaaaaatttatcCGCATTGCAAATaacacgtgctatcaaagcattcatcgccacaATCCGTGGGGGATGCCGGATGCCGTGGTGCCggctgaattttcaaaaatatcaaagcagCTTTATTCTTGgagatatctcgcttaacttttcaaaaggacctaagtaacatttttttatgaataaattttaatagcgcaatcaacagaaaaacatgaaagcttttgattgcagtactcaaattaattcatgaaaaaaatcttaccttttccttttgaaaagttaaacgagatatttgtttttcttaggcgactatctggtgcacatatatttttgcaattaaaaataagcggacgagtacatttttttatgagcggtacaatatTAAGTCTAACAAGCACAATCAGTTTTAGATGATGGGACATACTTTAgctaaggtaccccggggcaagtgggacctaaaaaaacgctagttcagcaaaatttttaacgcatacttagaaaacagggtatttaagaacattaaccacggatacatcattaaatgcttccgttgttgaagcgTAGAGGTGTTtgaagccatttattcaattacaaaaatattcggTAGCGCTGGAAATAAATTTATCttcaggacccacttaccccttcaaacggggcaagtgggacctattctgttttctactgtcgaacgaaactattttgaggaatgtagatatactgttcatattatttctgagtataagtattttcagatcatggatagagattggttgcatgtcggactttatttttacaagaagaaagggattataatgttagcagatatgaaaacaagacaacagccgatttacTGTTTATTTGGCTGCTGTCTTGttttccattagcttacttttgtacccAATTTTAGGTGGtaaggataagcaaatcttcattcacttttcgtataaagaaatatttctctgtttagaacacaaattattatataaatcactacttcagaagaaacgtttttattcaggcgatgcgcagtgtttttaatttgtaacagaacaaaattgccaatttatgtgttacgcactttatttatctgagaaTGTGATGCtaagtttgaaaataacaaaacataacaCAAATCCTGTTGACCCTACAATAGATTATTTGTATTGTAAACGGAAGAATATCGCATCATAGTTATAGCCATTGCTCTTCTtcatgcgggagataatttACAGAATGGAAAATACACattaaatgtaaatttttgtaattaactgtacaatactttCTAACATCGAAATCAAACTGCtactgattcagatccatatgatatatgaatgacgaAGTTATTTCTCACTAGCCAACTATCTAGAAACTGTTAAAATAGCTTTTCGGAAATGCTGTTCAAATATGTCctacttgccccatgtatgttaaatgaaaatggcagattttggctttaattaaaaatttcaaatcgtttccgatgtcacacaattatttaattactcaaaacattcactttccacatgataaatttagaaacgactatttagtttgaaatccattgaaataaaataaaagtgatagattttctcggtagtttaaagtcatgatcaagcaatagcattagtatggtgccttaaatggttttgattccaaatatttttgtgtcgggtgaattcgtttatagttctgcttcatcttcctagaacattgttaccatcaaaaacgttcatcgattcatctgcagtcgtagtacccacttaccccgtattttcacttgccttttgcctttctcgtacaactaagttgtaccgaaaggctatcatttcactccaaattcgaacttttgatagaagtcccggagacccatagtgttatataccattcgactcagctcgatgagctgaacaaatgtctgtctgtccgtgtgtgcgtgtgtgtgtgtgtatgtgtgtgcgtgtgtgtgcacaaaatgccataaaaacattagccaaattttcacatagaaactcttaactgattctcttgcaacaagttgcatccgactgagactaaaacgctgttgatcactattgaatttcataataattgcaaattgcaaaaatagataatattaaaatagtgatgagacatagtcacatagaacaataatgtgttatgaaaaatgtcttgcatctatgaatattttatccgtggcttcccattaagagtttcatcgcactataaagatgctcgtgttgcatgcatttaggcgtaagtatgctattcgttcagtttcatagtattatgaaattggccgaaagtcaaaattcgaacataggaaattcgagaaacttttggcagcgccatctgtcgtctagtagtgtaaattttctatcataacattagacggtgtaactgttttgcctttcttgtacatcatcgaggtgtaagcgtaaaggctacatttattacctttttgcgcgagaaaggcgccatcaccgttaggtggattaatctgggttttttttttcacattccCTTTAGGATTTCATCGCCTATATATGATTTCCTCATGGGTGAATCATCAATTGATACCGAAACTAGAATGAAAATAGCTTAAAATTCATGCGTCCACTACGTTTCTGGTTTGAATAAATACGCCAGCGTTTCACACATGCAACAACATTTATGGATGCccatttgtaacatttgctcGTCTTCATTCGTTTCGACTTCACAATTGATTTCATTAGACTTGAATTCAATGCGAACTACTAAACTTGATTTAACAGCCGTTACAATCATAATCGTATAGTCCTTCAAGTAGACCTGAACGAAGGACATCGCACAATATTTAGCTCGAACAACTATCCGGTGGTTATCGGTGTTGGTTCCTCGGTAAAATGGTATATACAAAAGCGATGAAACTATCATGAAGAAAACTGGAATCACGATACCAGCAGTGCGTGGATTCTAACAACGACTGCCTGAGCTAGAAGCTGAGTGGAATTGCATGACCAAAATCATTCAATCCAGAATATTTGACATTTTTCTAAAAGATCGGGACTGTCTCGGACGACGCTATGCCATTACGATGGAtgacaaaattatgaaaatcaaaTCCTGGCGTAGAACGCGTGAACGCGCCATCATCCACCGTTGATCCCGCTAGTGAACGATGATTCTGCAGATCACCTCTTGAACTTGGGAACTCAGCATTTGAGTTCAGTTCTCAAATCGCCAATCGCCTACGCTGTAATCATATATTTGACGTAGATATTTCTCCTCATCCTGAAAGTCAGGGAAATTTATTCCTATCTGAAAGCTTGGGATTGGGATTGTGCTTCCAATCATATTTTATGcatgcacagatagaaaaatccactgaaatttacgctaaaaataatGCACATTAATGGAACGTCATTATTAGCGTACATCTACACGAGATGTAGCCTAAaggtatacaatatttgacgtgaaacgtcaatattgcatacaagttgtgaGCAATATTGTTAGAAAGAAGGTAAAAttccgcatgtcaagttttacgcgctgtttgtttttcattatttttttctgtgtgatTTTAGCATGCATGTAagatgttttattttcaataacacagctcaacaagattttgtccctaacacaaaataatgtgtccctagtagatttttgctcgctgaatccgaatctgacttCAGATTTGCTCTAACACGTCGAGATTTTAAGATATACCTCAACAAATGTcgtaaaatcaatgattttggGCATTTTGAAACAGCCATCGTTAACCCTATAGAAAGAATCACTAGTCAATCAAGGTCCAAAATGGATCACAAACATATAATCTTTCGAAATGTGGTGCATTTTGAACAAGTTAAACATATTAAGTGTGATTTATCTGCAATTTTAGttagtgaaagttatttaaaaatatgttttatgcaagccaccttgtatacaagcctggttattttctgtgaacggttttgagaggaaagtaacaagaattcaatataatagtttgtccaagcaaaaaaataatatgttttcattgATGTAACTTCTATTGAATataaatatgatattgtattTCCTCTGGCGCGATAAATATTCAATTATTGCACAAGTGATATGGtgtatttaattattcaatttatgtcaatttatgctcctttattatgttcattcgaataaagcaagtacgagaactgtacgcagttctatatattttgattattcctgctatttatgatcattccaatattcctatgatagaaatttgggcggaaaactatcaattagctaaatcaatcaacgaatcgataagttggttttcgatcgttcttgtgtatgattgcatacaagctgaagcgatgttgacggctacgcaacagaaaccggaaaacgtcaacaacctACTCGTGCGTTAGGGACTTTTTATTCGCGTTGAAAATGCTGCGTGGATGTTGCaataaggggccgtccagaaaccacgtggtcatatatgggggaggggggggtttggaaaatgaccacgataagccacatggggggagggggggtgttgctctcgaaccacgtggtctttttttatacgaaaagcttttggtgaataacaatagcggtgtaaaaatacaaatcattaaacgcaaagcgcatcttaggacCGAAGCCCACGTAGCGTAGGTGGGTATCGAAAataaccggtaacgcagcgtcgcgacgatgcatatctgcgttatttgaccatcttagccttagcctatttccataaaaaaataaacgaaaaaacaggttgtgattcagtctcaatttccacaaaaaaaaaaaattggaaaggaaaaatggggaaatataaaaaaaatccgccgcgccacgccaccgccgcagatAGTTTTTGGCAttacgccgccgacacttttttaTTAGCGgattgcagctacaattttaaaaaatgttcatgtttttacaataatccaagaaaaaacttcaaaagaatttcctgtgtatattcaggaaaaatccagtaaagaaatttcctggaaaaaccttgacattacttcatacaattctgataaagtgctggcatttcgaatgatttttgatattccgaaaaaaatttcaacaatagtaaattagcacttgtaaaagcaaacaTTACAATaatgaaataagaattttccataaagaaatcgaaATGTTCCATtagaaaaacacaaaattttcatcaataaatcagtattagcaataaacaattacaaattttttttcacaaaataaatattagaagcagaaggaaggtcgtgcgatatatgccatcacaaatattgccctccgctcgctttcaaatcgacttctataaaaacattcttcatgcctgccgtatcctaacgggaactatcaattctatactttcgcctctaatgctatcatgaacatgtacgtccaagtttggaagatgatattagcatttccatatcattcaaaataaatatatttttctccacataatctctatataataaacatcagtagagatttccttcctgacgatttaactcgcgaacgggttgaccgatttgcaagattttttcctaatcgattcgttttgggatccgcaagatttgtatatacaaaaagttggtgaatttaacggggaaatgtaaaaagtcattaaaatacaattttgggtcagctgttaaggaaaacaaaacaaacgcacgaaaattgatctagagtgcggtgctgcaaatagttcattgtgacatttgcaacacctgggcaatgctgggtttctttcacatcaataaagagcaataaaaaataagaaaataagaaagaaaagcaatcaaattgataaaattttccatgaacttcaaacgcttttaaagaaggggtaatctatggaaaaatgcttaattttattgcttttttatattctttaacCCTTTCCcacccacgacttttttcaaagatttcaataggaaggaatcatctttgagaaaaatgctagaacaaaagttatttggcatagccatagtggaaaacgaaaaaaaaagtttttgattgtaaatcaatagttaattgattgttttcaatagtttcactatttgtactcaaaattgattatatttccagtctaatggaaccataaagatgtgtccaatattcctttttgttgttgaaacaattcgatgaaggttagaaggtgcaaaatttgatggtgcaccacagacaccatgggcgggagagggttaatagcaaatttccttttttttcaatgctctctattgattttttcgttgaaaggttttattttttggattaaaaaaatatttattttgttgaaaattttgtaattatttttttctaatattgatttatttatggaatgtttgtattttttccgtggaacattttgatttctttatggaaaattcttcttttatgtttgcaatttttggttttaaaagtgttaatttatttttgttttgtggaaaattcctaattgtttatggaaattttgcattatttgtagaaaatttaatatttttttattgctaataccatgatttctttattggaaattttctaattgttatggaattaaaaaaaaaattaggctgagttttcatttcagtcgatatcgtatcttagaacatcgactcatggaaggtctattgtagcttgtgaaagtaataaatgaaatcgcatcggctcattggacctgcttggatgcttagcgatgcacggatacatcgttcaggacttgattgatcgggtcgtttcaaaaccccgtaatatcatgtcttaggacattttgtttcttgacatgatttttgatactttctaggatatgtacttcaaagcagtttggcctatgacagccgaaaaaagtacgactttttagttctttctacgctagttttggcaagatcgagtggaaaaccctaaatatgtacgttaaatccatgtaaaaaaatcgtcataatatatcttaagaatttccagtaccttCAGAGCTACGGAATATCCCAAACACTCTTAGGAATATATaaggatattcagtgatgaaattcataattatttttaaaaatcaccaataaagaaataaaaaaataaaaaatatggggatattttggaatatttctaaaccattataaatttttctcgaaatttttgtaacattttcgcgagtccacatttttttgtatcctcctgatgcatcgaaggtgtgcgagttctagatatactaatacctgatacacattacaacttgATAACATAATCgaaatgttcgaattcatgaaaatttataatttccatgctgggtttagtttgattttgaatcagttaaaattgtccatcttcaaaattg
The nucleotide sequence above comes from Armigeres subalbatus isolate Guangzhou_Male chromosome 3, GZ_Asu_2, whole genome shotgun sequence. Encoded proteins:
- the LOC134228004 gene encoding secreted protein C-like, with translation SGSSSRNSSGSSSGNSSGSSSGSSSGNSSGSSSGSSSGSSSGSSSGSSSGSSSGSSSGSSSGSSSARSSGSSSGSSSGSSSGSSSGSSSGSSSGSSSGSSSGSSSGSSSGSSSESSSGSSSGSSSGSSSGSSSGSSSGSSSGSSSGSSSGSSSASSAASSSGSSSGSSSGSSSGSSSGSSSGSSSGSSSGSSSGS